From the genome of Onthophagus taurus isolate NC chromosome 5, IU_Otau_3.0, whole genome shotgun sequence, one region includes:
- the LOC111418006 gene encoding RAD50-interacting protein 1 has protein sequence MSNLTTNYLNSLGKDLLNVEKCRELLNERKKIVENTEKALDVNDEESKVGKVIKIINNDTKRLEKCLNSSEKLITDVDLHLIETKRLRSDTQDYIDKISNLECLIQYIKIIQRVERLSKELEKEILNDDDEKCATIFANLCDISGHLMSLNAPHIKQHFKETLYHWHEVLKEKFSMKFEDILKSLKWPFVNTNFSLQTPSPTVIQKLQIIAEYLLQIELPEESANPIITSALLSNFPPLSLPVYYLVSPLRKRFIYHFHGTRQTNRVDKPEWYFTQILSWIRDHVDFIEKYIQPIVDKLGLHHVDAKLEFMRGLVQLSVEKLHSDLPNLQFDDFVFSHSIDEALGFEKELREAYNYPPTQSSILAVLTQPHVFVKWKNMEKKYATEKMDLMLSPNSAFQNIISIETDEHKINQCADTFVTLLQTITERYELLQQPGHRLQFLELQLELLDDFRVRLCQLTNAETGNSVSDLKSPMIANTLYYIENVLIDWSNTLHFLSLYYYKSQKTEDFDDFEIEMETIFTPILSLYRHKRFEILSKLGEIVLGEVKTRSREYQHEIWSRMNRKHKDILSLTPSACPMFEVLGTRLHQLQNALSPKLFKFVWHLIAKQLDEYLYENLVVDTRFNKGGALQLQHDVTRNLFPLFSQFCEKPDNFFPLLNDTCVLLNLANGSALHLIENLVSLEGATGIEDQRGAALKDVGVISFTPSMALQILNQRADIAVDRLAID, from the exons TGGAAAATACAGAGAAAGCG TTGGATGTTAATGATGAAGAATCAAAAGTGGGAAAAGtgattaaaatcataaataacgATACGAAAAGATTAGAAAAATGCCTTAATAGCtcagaaaaattaataaccgACGTTGATTTGCATTTGATTGAAACGAAACGTTTAAGAAGCGACACTCAAGACTATATCGATAAAATCTCGAATTTAGAATGTCTtatacaatatataaaaataatacaacgAGTGGAAAGATTAAG taaagaattagaaaaagaaatcttaaACGACGATGACGAAAAATGCGCAACAATTTTTGCAAATCTCTGCGATATAAGCGGTCATTTGATGAGTTTGAACGCCCCACATATAAAACAACACTTCAAAGAAACTCTATATCATTGGCACGAagtgttaaaagaaaaattttctatGAAATTcgaggatattttaaaaagtttaaaatggCCCTTTGTCAACACCAATTTCAGTCTACAAACGCCATCTCCTacagttatacaaaaattgcaaattattgCTGAGTATTTACTTCAAATTGAACTTCCTGAAGAATCGGCTAATCCCATTATAACCTCAGCTTTGTTATCTAATTTTCCTCCATTATCTTTGCCTGTATATTATTTGGTTAGTCCACTTCGTAAAAggtttatatatcattttcatgGAACTAGACAAACTAATCGTGTTGATAAACCAGAATG GTATTTTACCCAAATTTTATCATGGATAAGGGATCACGttgattttatcgaaaaatataTTCAACCAATTGTAGACAAATTAGGATTACATCATGTAGATGCAAAA TTAGAATTTATGAGAGGTTTGGTTCAATTATCCGTTGAAAAGTTACATTCCGATTTACCAAACTTACAATTCGACGATTTCGTTTTTTCCCACTCAATCGATGAAGCTTTAGGTTTCGAAAAAGAGTTGCGAGAAGCTTACAATTACCCACCAACCCAATCGAGCATTTTAGCCGTTTTAACCCAACCTCACGTCTTCGTTAAGTGGAAaaacatggaaaaaaaataCGCGACggaaaaaatggatttaatgTTATCTCCGAATTCGGCCTTTCAAAACATCATTTCCATCGAAACGGATGagcataaaataaatcaatgtgCCGATACTTTCGTaactttattacaaacaattacGGAAAGATACGAATTGTTACAACAACCTGGACATCGATTGCAATTTCTTGAATTACAGTTAGAATTGTTGGATGATTTTCGAGTTCGATTATGTCAATTGACGAATGCGGAAACGGGAAATTCCGTTTCAGACTTGAAAAGTCCGATGATTGCGAATACTTTGTATTATATTGAGAATGTTTTGATCGATTGGAGCAACACTTTACACTTTTTAAGtttgtattattataaaagtcaaAAAACTGAAGATTTCgatgattttgaaattgaaatggAAACTATTTTTACGCCCATTCTCTCTTTATACCGCCACAAAAGATTCGAAATTCTCTCCAAGTTAGGAGAAATTGTTTTAGGTGAAGTTAAAACAAGAAGTAGAGAATATCAGCACGAAATATGGTCGAGGATGAATCGAAAACATAAAGATATATTATCTTTAACTCCTTCGGCTTGtccaatgtttgaagttttagGAACGCGATTACACCAATTGCAAAACGCTCTTTCGCCGAAGTTATTTAAATTCGTTTGGCATTTAATTGCGAAACAATTAGATGAGTATTTATACGAGAATTTAGTGGTGGATACTCGTTTTAATAAAGGAGGAGCTTTACAATTACAACATGACGTAACGCGGAATTTATTTCCGTTATTTTCACAGTTTTGTGAAAAAccagataatttttttccatt gttaaatgaTACGTgcgttttattaaatttagcaaATGGGAGCGCTTTACATCTCATAGAAAATTTAGTCAGCTTAGAAGGGGCTACGGGAATTGAAGATCAGAGGGGGGCTGCTTTAAAAGATGTTGGAGTTATTAGTTTTACTCCATCGATGGctttgcaaattttaaatcaacgaGCGGATATTGCCGTTGATAGATTGGCGATTGAttaa
- the LOC111424212 gene encoding piggyBac transposable element-derived protein 4-like — protein sequence MCSNKDDEVQLETFLNSFTLDDAAIDPQYEDDEDDDEADHLEERTECTDTEEEISDTEEDFGTSPTSDAFYVCKDGVTKWNKKLAPKHERVPENLLKHLPSPRTATKNLISEIDIWSYFFNEGMLKVIVDCTNQHISGTKSHFSRERDAEDTNIHEIKALLGLIYMAGVLKANRLNARELFSTQGCGIEIFRLTMSINRFLFLMRNVRFDNKETREQRKEIDKLAPIRQIFDNFVVNCQSAYSPFHCVTIDEKLEGFRGRCSFKQYIPSKPNKYGIKIFALVDAKCYFTTNLEVYVGKQPDGPYAVDNSASAVVQRLCEPINESGRNVTTDNWFTSIQLLEALKEKKLTLLGTIRKNRKGLPKEFTQPPKSRAVMSTLFGFRDNATLVSYKPKKNKNVLLISSGHHDDGIDENTQKPNMILDYNNTKGGVDTVDKLCASYNCARITRRWPMVVFYALLNIAGINSIVIHKFNNPTVTQPRRTFLRNLSMALIDGHLRQRAQLHCLPRQMSSRIREITGYEEPLQGAAATPSDENIPKRGRCAYCDRRKNRPTKYSCTTCQKFMCLEHCTIVCEECFNKDEIF from the coding sequence ATGTGTTCCAATAAAGACGATGAGGTGCAACTGGAAACGTTTTTAAACAGTTTCACATTGGATGATGCAGCAATCGACCCACAGTACGAGGACGATGAAGACGATGATGAAGCAGATCATTTGGAAGAGAGAACGGAGTGCACAGACACTGAAGAAGAGATCTCAGATACTGAGGAGGATTTCGGTACATCACCGACTTCAGACGCCTTTTATGTATGTAAAGACGGAGTGACAAAATGGAACAAAAAATTAGCACCGAAACATGAAAGAGTGCCTGAAAATTTATTGAAGCATTTACCTAGTCCTAGAACCGCCACTAAAAATCTCATATCTGAAATAGATATTTGGAGCTATTTTTTCAATGAAGGTATGTTGAAGGTTATAGTTGATTGCACAAATCAACACATAAGTGGCACCAAATCACACTTTAGTCGAGAAAGGGATGCTGAAGATACAAATATTCATGAAATTAAGGCGTTGTTGGGCTTAATATATATGGCTGGAGTTTTGAAAGCAAATCGATTGAATGCCAGAGAATTATTCAGCACTCAGGGATGTGGAATAGAAATATTTCGCCTGACAATGTcgataaatagatttttatttcttatgcGTAATGTCCGTTTCGACAACAAGGAAACTCGTGAGCAACGAAAAGAAATCGATAAATTAGCGCCAATTCGCcagatttttgataattttgtcgTAAACTGTCAAAGTGCTTACAGCCCGTTTCATTGTGTCACCATCGATGAAAAGTTGGAAGGTTTTCGAGGACGCTGTTCGTTCAAGCAATACATACCTAGCAAGCCGAATAAATATGGCATAAAAATTTTCGCGCTAGTAGACGCCAAATGCTATTTTACTACCAATTTAGAAGTCTATGTTGGCAAGCAACCAGATGGGCCATATGCTGTGGACAACTCTGCCAGCGCTGTTGTACAGAGATTGTGCGAACCAATAAACGAATCAGGTAGAAATGTTACTACCGATAACTGGTTTACCAGTATACAGTTACTGGAAGctttaaaggaaaaaaaactCACATTATTGGGTACAATacgaaaaaatagaaaagggTTACCAAAAGAATTCACACAACCACCAAAATCCAGAGCTGTAATGTCCACCCTGTTCGGATTTCGCGACAACGCTACTTTAGTATCGTATAAaccgaaaaaaaataaaaatgttttattaatttcaagtGGACATCATGACGACGGCATTGACGAAAATACTCAGAAGCCAAATATGATCCTTGATTACAACAACACAAAGGGCGGTGTTGATACTGTGGATAAGTTGTGTGCAAGTTATAATTGTGCAAGGATTACACGAAGATGGCCGATGGTGGTTTTTTATGCACTATTAAATATTGCTGGGATTAATAGTATTGTTatccataaatttaataatccgACAGTGACACAACCGAGAAGAACATTTCTAAGAAATTTGTCAATGGCATTAATTGATGGTCATCTTCGGCAGCGAGCTCAGCTTCATTGTCTTCCCAGGCAAATGTCATCCAGGATTAGAGAAATTACGGGATATGAAGAGCCACTACAAGGAGCTGCAGCAACACCGAGCGATGAAAATATTCCAAAGCGAGGTCGCTGTGCATATTGCGACAGGAGAAAAAACCGGCCGACAAAATATTCCTGTACAACTTGTCAAAAATTTATGTGTTTAGAACATTGTACAATCGTTTGTGaagaatgttttaataaagacgaaattttctaa